The stretch of DNA TTATCAGGTAATTCATTACATACCATTCTTTCCCTGTCATTTTGCAGTGCTGCTAGAGCATTTTTTAGACTCCACACTTCTCCTTTGGAGCCACTTGGAGGAGAAGCTGGGTAAACCGTCCGGTTTATTTCATCTAAACGGAGACGCAGCTCTATGGCCTCACTGATAGCTTGATCTCTTGCGACCTGCATAGAACCCATGGCTTGACCAAAAGACTTGTTCTGAGCTTGAAGCTGACTGACTGCTTCCCTCTCCTCCAGAAGCTGTTGCTCCATCACCAACAAGTCTCGCGCCAACTCCGCCACCCTCTCCTCTGCTGTTTCAGCTTCGGTTCGCAGAACGCCACCTTCCCAGCGCAGCTCCTTCAACTCTTTGCTGTGGACTGCCTGGGTCTCCTTCTCCAATTCCAAGGTCTCCTCCAAGGTGGTGATGCGCTTTCTAGCAACTTGGAGCTGTTCCCTCAGCTTCTCTACCTCAGCCCCGGGTGCATCTTGCCTATCAACACTTCCTTCGCTGGCCTGGATCAAATTCTCCTGCACCAATAGAGGTACCGTCCCTTGACCAATGTCTTTTTCAAGAGCCTGAATATGGCTCTCAAgattttctttctctctgtcaaGGAAACTAATGCGCTCTACTTGGGCAGCAAGAATCTGCTTATGCTGAGAGTCCTTCATAGCAAGAACCTGGTTCAGGTCATTTCTGTATCCATGAAGCTGGGCAGCCAGCTTGGCATTCTCAGCATTGAGGTCATCCCGCTGTGACAACAAGGCTCGAAGCTCCTCCTTTAATCCGTTGTTTTCGCCTGCAGCCTCCTGGATAAGGCTGTCCTTTTCCATCATTACCTGAAAGGATGTGAGAGTACCAATCTTAAAAGATACCCTGAATTATTTATGCAAATGAGGCTATGCATTTTTTTCAATATCTAATCAAATTATTCAGAGCAGCATTACCTGGAGGTGTCTTTCCTCTAGCTGCTTGTATTGGCTGAGTactctgtctctgtcatcctgCAGGGAGCCCATAGCTTTGGTAAAGGACTCCAGTTGAGCTCTGCTCTGGAAGGTATCCTCCTCAGCCTTACGGAGCCTCTCTTCTAAACCACGCAACTCCTCTCTCCTCTCCTCCAGCTCTTTCTCTGCCATCTCAGCCCTTCCATCTGCATCCTTTCTAGCCTCCTCTACagcctaaaaaaaagaaagtctaCTGTATTATTATATAGCATTAAATTACTAATAATGAGATGAATGGATATGCATGCATTCATTTCAGAAACTATGGTATTCAGTATATTAAGTACCTGTGTCACAGCTTGCTCCTTCTCACCAAGGAGCTCCATTTCCCTCTTCTCCTTCTCATCCAATGCAGCCTGAAGAGTTTCAGTAAGGTTCTTAGAAGATCCTAGGTCTGTCTCTAGTTGCTCAAGCCTCAAGTATAGTCTCTTTTCCTCTGTCTCCCTTTCCTTGATCACAGCGCGTGCCTCATTATTATCACTCTGAAGCTTGTCCACTGCTTCTTCTAGGGCTTTGGTGCGGTGGCGCAGTCCCTCTGCCTCTGTCTCTAGGGTAGTCAGCTGGGTGCGAGTTTGGGTCAGGTTGGTTTCTACCAGAATGAGCTTCTGCTGCAGTTCCCCTCTTTCTTTCTCAAGAGCTGCAAGGCTTTCATTATGTTTCTTTTCCAACTCAGACAGCTCTAGTTGTAGGTTCTCTTCTGCCTTTTGCATTCTGCAGacatacaatttatttattattgaacATTTACTGTAACAATTAAAGTATAATTACCAGATGTTAACAGAACCTGattgaaacaaaacaaaccttTCCAATAAACTCTGCAGCTCCTCTTTTTGGGTGGTCTCCCTCTGGAGTTGCTCAGCAAGTTCTTTGGCACGGGTTTCAGCCTCCCGAACATCAGCCTCCTTTTCCTGCAATTCACTATGAAAACGATTCTCCCATTGCTTGGCCTCATCCAGCACTCGATCACGATCATCCTGCAGGGACGACATGGAGCGCGAAAAGGCTGCCAACCGAGCCAGTGCTTCATCCAGACGGGCTTGCATTTCCTGGGCATGCCTGTCTGCGGCCTCGGCAATACTCCTAGCCTCTAGAGTTGCCTCTTCCTCCCTCTCCCGCTCTCTGTAAGATTTTTCTAGTCTTAATTCTATCTGTTTAAGCTCGGCTCCAAGGCGATACCTGACTTCATCCAGGGTACGCTCCGCATCTGCCTTCAACTTGGCCTCTTTGCTTTGTACCATTTGTTCTGCAGCTAGTTTGTCTGCTTGGGCCTGCTTTGCTTCTTCCAGCGCTATGTCCAGCTTCCCTTTACATGTTGAAAGTTCAGATGCAATACTTGTTCTGTCTTGCATGATCTTTGCAATTTCCATGCGTGCTGCCTCAAGTTCTGCACTCAGCTCATCTCTACCCAACAGCAATGACTTCACTTCTTTACCCAGTTCGCTTATTCTTTCCTGGTACTCAATGCAGTCTTTCTGTAGCTGACGTACTTCAAGTTGCTTTTCCCTCAGAAGTTCCTCAAGCTGACGTGTTCTGTTTTGACTACCTTCTTTAAACCTCTGTGCAGATTTCAACTTCTGCTCCAGCTCTCTATGTTTGCCTGCCTCAGCCTCTGCCTCTGTTCTTTCTCGTTGGGCCTGCCTCATGTCCTCCTCCATCCTGGCTGCCCGGCCCCTCTCACTTGCCACCTCAGCTTCCAGCTCAGCCCGCTCTCTCTCCAGTGTCTCCAATTCCCTCTGCATGTCAATGAGGCGATCACGACTATCAGATGCCTCTTGCTGGTAGCCTGCAATGCTGCCATTGAGCTGAGCCAGCTGGTTCATCAACCGCTCCTCTAGGTCATCTCTTTCAGCCTCTAGGCTAGTGCGGAGTTCTTGCAGTTGTGTCTCTTTCTTAGAGCTCTCTTCCTTCAGGAGACCCTCTCTTTCTAAAGTCTCCTGAAGCTGCTGCTTGAGGGAATCCAGCTCTGCATTAAGCATGGATTCTTGCTTGTTTCTGGATTCCATGTGATCCTCAAGAGCAGCTTCAAGTTCCCTTATCTTAGTCTCTGCTGTTTCGAGAGAGGTCTCCAGTTCCTCAAGCCTCTCCTCAGTTTGAGCAGTCATTTTTGCATGCACTTTTGTGACTTCTTGTTCAAGTGCAGTACTAATGGATTCCACTGGCTTAGTGAGATTAGCTTCAGGGGAAATGCTAACATTCTGGTATTCTTGGATTTCAATTAAATCAGGACTCGTCTGCTGTGTGATGACTTTAACCTCCTTAATGGTCTCCATGGAGCATGTGTCCAGGGTTTCACTGTTCTTTTTGTCAATTTCCTCAGCCAAACGCTGTCTCAATTCCTCAGCTTCATGCTCCAAAGAGTTTTTATCAGTCATAGCAATATTATAATTTGTTTTCAAGGTCTCAAACTCTTGTTTGACTCTCTCAAGCTCTTGTTTCAGCTCAGTTTCTGTACGTGTGaccaatttcttctcttcctgcTCCCTAAGCTTTTCATTCTCCTCCTCTAGATCCATAATCTTTTGATGTTTGACCTTGGcaaattttctcattttttcttTCACAACATCCACCTCCTTCATAGCTTCCTCAGCTAACCTCTCTGCCTCTTGTCTGGCTACCTCATGAGCTCGTGCCTTGGCTGCTAACTCCTGCCTCTCCTGTCGAGCGGCTTCAAGCACTCTTCTCACTCGTTCAGCTTCATCACTCACATTTTCATATGACTTGAGGAGGGATTCATATTCCTCTTTCATGCTTTGCACCTTATCTTCCAGCTGCCTGCACACTTGTTCGGATTCCTCTTTGGCACTCTCAGCTTGCCGTTTGCATGCATCCTTCTCATTCAAAACACCCTCCATAGCAAGTTTAAGGCTCTCACAGGATGCACTCAGACTCTGGTTTTCCAACAAAGTTCGATCCACCTCCTCAATTAACTTCTCCCTCTCTTCTCTTGACTTGTTCAGCTCCACCTCTATTAACTCCAGCTTCTGTTGTAGCTCTAATTTAATCTTCTCAGCAGAAGCCTGTTCCTCCTTCAATGCCTGTTTCTCTTTGATTGCCTCCTTGCGTGATACAAGAGCAGCCTGCAGTTTACGTTGAAGCTGTTGGAGTTTGGCACTATTATCTTTCTCTTCTTCCTCACGTTGTGGCATTTCTGCTTCCAGTTTTTTTACCCTATCTTGCTCAGCTTTAAGCTCTTCTTGTAATGAAGCAATCTGCTGATCTTTCGCCAATACCGTTTCCTGCATCTTAAGTAGAAGAGAACTTTGTTCATTAAGCTGTTGGCTTAAATCAATAATCTCATCATTCTTGTTTTTAAGAAATTGTTTAAATTCTTCCACTTCTGACTGAAGTGCTTTGATTGGGGACTCGGCATCAGAGATGCTTCTTTTAGCTGCTTCCCAAGCTTCGTCCACCTCCACTTTCAACTTCTCTGCATGAGCTTCGGCTCTTTGACATTTCTCCCTAAGAGCGTCTATTTCCTCAGTGAGAGAATCAATCTGCCTCTCCTTTTCTCGCAAGACTTCAAGTTCTTGGGAAAGCTCTTTAAATTTGCAATCTGTGAGTGACTGAGAGGACTGGCTCTCTTGTAAACGCATCTCTAATTCCGCACGAGCAGCCTGCTCAACTCTTAATTCCTCCTGAAGAGCACTTACAATGTCCTCATGATCTTTTATCATGGGCTGCTGAGATTGCTCACCAGGTTTATGTTGTTGTGCCTCAGTCTCAGCTGAAGCAAAATCCACCCAGTCCTCCTGAACCCAATCATTTATCTCTGGTTTCTCTAGATTCTTTGTAGTAGACCCAACATTACCCTCCACATTCACACTCACTACTTTATCTGCTGCATTCTTTGATTCTAGCAGACCTTCTAGCTCCATAACACGATTCAACAACCCAGTTTTCTCTCCCTCTTCAGTTTGGAGGCGTTCAAGAAGCTCACTGCACTCTTCTTTCTGTTGTTTCATCTGTTCAAGATGATGGCGATCTTTCTCTTGAGCTTTCGCAACAGTGTCCTCATAAGCATCAGTAGCTTCCTGAAGCTTTTTATGCAGTGTGTCAATGTCCGATTCCATGGACGCTATCTGCGAAAGAAGTCTATTTTTGTCGTCGGCTGCCTGTGACATTTGTTGCTCATTCATTTGTACATACTGCTTTGTCAAATGTTGTATTTCTGCATGAGACTCAGTCAATGCTTGATCTTGTTTATGGATT from Chanodichthys erythropterus isolate Z2021 chromosome 8, ASM2448905v1, whole genome shotgun sequence encodes:
- the golgb1 gene encoding golgin subfamily B member 1, yielding MFSRLTQGVSSVLQELSGEERSEGDSQDGLVPQPQPDSEASLEGPGPPEEVLERLAQTEQLVVQLKELIREKDSRLASTEKQLKEEKEQAEVKFTKLKLQAKAKMASLNKQIAELKGQEALNSSQNSESSFQMAPEVEEELRQLKEKLSQAESSNKILQQQLWEAEQRVREEGHAEQVRILQAVVKEKDVRFQDQILKHEQELLSLTQTSNDPDLEQALRASQQRIEELEESLRSRSEVLEMLQQELNSADQQKQILTAQFRQMELELAEAQRLREEERQQWAMRAEEELQALRARLEASDSESQTINSLNTELQKKITEMDEMRAKLESEEREKEETLAKLKERETDFEAELAKMKVCLEARLETSESEREHTISALNINVTNLNAELLKRTTELDEMREKLESERREKEEMLEKLKEREISFEAELADMKVSLEARLETQEGERDQTISALNSELLKKTAEMDEMRAKLEFKERENDQMQEKFKESKTSFEAELANMKVSLEARLETTESEKEQTIIALNAELLKKTTELDELREKLSAEERERLETLQERQTSFETELANLQACLEVAEKQKEEMTKKLEVEVASRMEELHHLQEKLEEVERAREEESKSERDHLAQMENELESLREKLDASKEDQKAGLQTKDALEKLWRGIQSLTTTEEAEVEISVPTDPAQFLEVLPAIGARLSNITDEQLESQARISQLTLTLQSLQGQLNKSTAEGEEAVARIQELEQQLLTVQVTGESLGDHVTDLSVKDLDRTHQDNSGDGHSSENELQSDRILFLEQQLADRERELFALREKLSFTTCRTLNIPDEESVDSVNRRDITELHDNSTALSEVLEGSQEEETTLVAVDTSVLSVSAGNESSPELITPQPDSPGESKGTSSDEMVTSSDSEVAHSSWTLLEAVNQDGTQEWPAQVQDFASLRLSTQSWEETCEEQVASTSCIVDIESPPLVIHETVEIRLGQQEGSLLNTDSSTGQAFAQVLAEEIQKRYSELLGELQQFKDSALQSQEKVFQLEEALKSLTVSKNEAESRANIYEKELIEVKALIEQEKLDGQSVAKQFENLKEEVCSKDDMLQVLQAGLDEAQQRVVEQEGQARMLAVQLEDRELASSELEQKLLDMEGRLVQVSQEADMAKAALTDRNAELDDLQKCLSQKDQEMMELNDSMTAKLLQAGEEKFVLSSEVKKLKEQIYELESVRDDQQKILEDKTAEKEELVALRKEKEDLGTQMAAMKKDGEQFKRKLQAALIQRKELMKKVADFEKEAESREEKERDDNEGTTLHFKNEIKEKDLEIQRLDALLQETRDVLHLKDETLTSLEQKIHKQDQALTESHAEIQHLTKQYVQMNEQQMSQAADDKNRLLSQIASMESDIDTLHKKLQEATDAYEDTVAKAQEKDRHHLEQMKQQKEECSELLERLQTEEGEKTGLLNRVMELEGLLESKNAADKVVSVNVEGNVGSTTKNLEKPEINDWVQEDWVDFASAETEAQQHKPGEQSQQPMIKDHEDIVSALQEELRVEQAARAELEMRLQESQSSQSLTDCKFKELSQELEVLREKERQIDSLTEEIDALREKCQRAEAHAEKLKVEVDEAWEAAKRSISDAESPIKALQSEVEEFKQFLKNKNDEIIDLSQQLNEQSSLLLKMQETVLAKDQQIASLQEELKAEQDRVKKLEAEMPQREEEEKDNSAKLQQLQRKLQAALVSRKEAIKEKQALKEEQASAEKIKLELQQKLELIEVELNKSREEREKLIEEVDRTLLENQSLSASCESLKLAMEGVLNEKDACKRQAESAKEESEQVCRQLEDKVQSMKEEYESLLKSYENVSDEAERVRRVLEAARQERQELAAKARAHEVARQEAERLAEEAMKEVDVVKEKMRKFAKVKHQKIMDLEEENEKLREQEEKKLVTRTETELKQELERVKQEFETLKTNYNIAMTDKNSLEHEAEELRQRLAEEIDKKNSETLDTCSMETIKEVKVITQQTSPDLIEIQEYQNVSISPEANLTKPVESISTALEQEVTKVHAKMTAQTEERLEELETSLETAETKIRELEAALEDHMESRNKQESMLNAELDSLKQQLQETLEREGLLKEESSKKETQLQELRTSLEAERDDLEERLMNQLAQLNGSIAGYQQEASDSRDRLIDMQRELETLERERAELEAEVASERGRAARMEEDMRQAQRERTEAEAEAGKHRELEQKLKSAQRFKEGSQNRTRQLEELLREKQLEVRQLQKDCIEYQERISELGKEVKSLLLGRDELSAELEAARMEIAKIMQDRTSIASELSTCKGKLDIALEEAKQAQADKLAAEQMVQSKEAKLKADAERTLDEVRYRLGAELKQIELRLEKSYREREREEEATLEARSIAEAADRHAQEMQARLDEALARLAAFSRSMSSLQDDRDRVLDEAKQWENRFHSELQEKEADVREAETRAKELAEQLQRETTQKEELQSLLERMQKAEENLQLELSELEKKHNESLAALEKERGELQQKLILVETNLTQTRTQLTTLETEAEGLRHRTKALEEAVDKLQSDNNEARAVIKERETEEKRLYLRLEQLETDLGSSKNLTETLQAALDEKEKREMELLGEKEQAVTQAVEEARKDADGRAEMAEKELEERREELRGLEERLRKAEEDTFQSRAQLESFTKAMGSLQDDRDRVLSQYKQLEERHLQVMMEKDSLIQEAAGENNGLKEELRALLSQRDDLNAENAKLAAQLHGYRNDLNQVLAMKDSQHKQILAAQVERISFLDREKENLESHIQALEKDIGQGTVPLLVQENLIQASEGSVDRQDAPGAEVEKLREQLQVARKRITTLEETLELEKETQAVHSKELKELRWEGGVLRTEAETAEERVAELARDLLVMEQQLLEEREAVSQLQAQNKSFGQAMGSMQVARDQAISEAIELRLRLDEINRTVYPASPPSGSKGEVWSLKNALAALQNDRERMLEQLHLQKSELDRLGSGELSRLTKALEEERRKAAEREEKIMAELNDKDAQMDRDKQELEMLRLEMMDWQGQAELLKQQTLTTLSDRDQQVRQLTAMLEEARASKLRHEQTQRQGSLAIDAAPGGPLEHNEGYKAEFIELQRRLDEESEQRLRVEEQLIAAQDRLKRYTQGEWQTASQAMTSETAVLIEPPEGAVIRTRSGGPGLLRMLRVAFCSRQRTPLLVSLYLLTVHVLLLLCMGGYL